A genome region from Arachis duranensis cultivar V14167 chromosome 6, aradu.V14167.gnm2.J7QH, whole genome shotgun sequence includes the following:
- the LOC107493342 gene encoding uncharacterized protein LOC107493342, translating to MTTMNAVAEAVREAAVVAARAVDRLGVRNQNENEHGEDSGNDENNLGHLERPMSLATFLKVKPPKFKGTVVATDVDNWFRAIERSLRAQHVPEGQHVEFATYMLEGEAEHWWQGIQRLLQQEEGDIPWNTFKDEFYKKYFPRAARDAKEMELMQLKQGNTTVAEYAHKFDDLCRFSKICQGNPADFEEWKCLKFEGGLREDLMSSVVPLEIRDFAELVNTCKLVEECAKKVIASKASRQGFPPRNYNSYNWQPQRTNFKTPGVPQ from the coding sequence ATGACTACCATGAACGCTGTGGCTGAGGCAGTGCGTGAGGCTGCAGTAGTAGCGGCTAGGGCTGTTGATCGTCTTGGAGTGAGAAACCAGAATGAGAATGAGCATGGGGAAGATAGTGGAAATGATGAGAATAACTTAGGGCATCTCGAAAGACCTATGAGCCTTGCGACTTTTCTGAAAGTTAAACCGCCTAAGTTTAAAGGTACAGTTGTTGCGACTGATGTTGACAATTGGTTTCGAGCTATCGAACGATCACTGCGAGCACAGCATGTTCCGGAAGGCCAGCACGTGGAGTTTGCTACTTATATGCTGGAAGGAGAAGCTGAGCATTGGTGGCAGGGGATACAACGACTGTTGCAACAAGAAGAAGGCGATATTCCATGGAATACTTTTAAGGATGAATTTTATAAGAAGTATTTTCCGAGGGCAGCTCGTGACGCTAAGGAGATGGAACTTatgcagctgaagcagggtaacACAACTGTTGCAGAATATGCCCATAAGTTTGATGACTTGTGCCGTTTCTCCAAGATCTGCCAAGGGAATCCTGCTGACTTTGAAGAATGGAAGTGTTTGAAGTTCGAAGGGGGCCTTCGTGAGGATCTGATGAGTTCAGTAGTCCCATTGGAGATACGAGATTTTGCTGAGCTGGTTAATACGTGTAAGTTAGTGGAAGAATGTGCTAAGAAGGTAATTGCCTCTAAAGCAAGTCGTCAAGGATTTCCACCAAGGAACTACAATAGCTATAATTGGCAACCACAAAGGACAAACTTCAAGACACCTGGTGTGCCACAGTGA